Proteins co-encoded in one Oxyura jamaicensis isolate SHBP4307 breed ruddy duck chromosome 7, BPBGC_Ojam_1.0, whole genome shotgun sequence genomic window:
- the COL6A1 gene encoding collagen alpha-1(VI) chain — protein sequence MRLHDFVLALLLHACLLWGGSWAQDISSRLHRAQDCPVDLFFVLDTSESVALRVRPFGDLVAQVKDFTNRFIDKLTERYFRCDRFLVWNAGALHYSDSVVLIKDLTAMPSGRAELKDSVSAISYIGKGTHTDCAIKQGIERLLIGGSHLKENKYLIVVTDGHPLEGYKEPCGGLDDAANEAKHLGIKVFSVAISPNHLDQRLNIIATDHSYRRNFTATSLKPTRDLDVEDTINNIIDMIKANMEQSCCSFECQPPRGLPGPPGDPGHEGERGKPGLPGPKGEAGEPGRPGDMGPVGYQGMKGDKGSRGEKGSRGAKGAKGEKGKRGIDGIDGMKGEAGYPGLPGCKGSPGFDGTQGPRGPKGDPGAYGPKGGKGEPGEDGKPGRQGIPGSPGEKGAPGNRGEPGPTGETGDEGSPGADGPPGERGSNGERGPPGSPGDRGPRGEPGESGPPGDQGREGPLGPPGDQGEPGPPGPKGYRGDDGPRGNEGPKGLPGAPGLPGDPGLMGERGEDGPPGNGTIGFPGAPGQQGDRGDPGINGTKGYVGPKGDEGEAGDPGNDNPNPGPRGSKGAKGHRGPEGLPGPPGPVGPPGPDECEILDIIMKMCSCCECTCGPVDLLFVLDSSESIGLQNFQIAKDFIIKVIDRLSKDERVKFEPGESRVGVVQYSHNNTQELVAMGDANIDNIGALKQAVKNLKWIAGGTHTGEALQFSKENLLRRFTSNNNVAIVITDGRSDTLRDRTPLTSLCEVTPVVSLGIGDIFRNNPNPDQLNDIACLGMPRKQGLSIQRDNYAELLDDSFLQNITSYVCREKKCPDYTCPITFTNLADIMLLVDSSTSVGSKNFETTKSFVKRLAERFLEASKPAEDSVRVAVVQYSGRTQQKVEVPFQRNYTVIAKAIDNMEFMNDATDVNAALEYIMGLYQRSSRPGAKKKVLVFSDGNSQGITARAIERTVQEVQRAGIELYVLAVGSQVNEPNVRVLVTGKSADYDVAYGERHLFRVPDYTSLLRGVFYQTVSRKIAVN from the exons ATGAGGCTGCACGACTTCGTCCTTGCGCTGCTGCTGCACGCCTGCCTCCTGTGGGGGGGCTCCTGGGCTCAGGACATCTCCTCCCGGCTCCACAGGGCACAAG aCTGCCCTGTGGACCTCTTCTTCGTCCTGGACACCTCTGAGAGCGTTGCCCTAAGGGTGAGGCCCTTCGGGGACCTCGTGGCACAAGTGAAGGACTTCACCAACCGGTTCATCGACAAGCTGACGGAGAG GTACTTTCGCTGCGACCGCTTCCTGGTGTGGAACGCTGGGGCGCTGCACTACAGCGACTCCGTGGTGCTCATCAAGGACCTCACGGCCATGCCCAGCGGCAGGGCCGAGCTGAAGGACAGCGTGTCGGCCATCAGCTACATCGGGAAGGGCACCCACACCGACTGCGCCATAAAGCAGGGCATCGAGCGCCTGCTCATCGG TGGCTCCCATCTCAAGGAGAATAAATACCTGATCGTGGTGACAGATGGACACCCCTTGGAGGGGTACAAGGAGCCCTGTGGTGGCCTGGATGATGCTGCCAATGAAGCCAAACATTTGGGGATCAAAGTGTTCTCCGTCGCCATCTCTCCCAACCACCTG GACCAGCGGCTCAATATCATCGCCACAGACCATTCCTACCGCCGCAACTTCACCGCTACCAGTCTGAAGCCGACCCGGGATCTCGACGTGGAGGACACCATCAACAACATCATCGACATGATT AAAGCCAACATGGAGCAGTCG TGCTGCTCCTTCGAGTGCCAG CCTCCCCGCGGGCTCCCCGGACCTCCCGGCGATCCAGGCCATGAG GGAGAAAGAGGCAAGCCAGGTCTTCCTGGTCCCaaaggagaggctggagagccc GGCAGGCCAGGGGACATGGGACCTGTTGGCTACCAAGGAATGAAG GGTGACAAAGGAAGTCGAGGAGAAAAG GGATCAAGAGGAGCCAAAGGAGCCAAG GGTGAGAAGGGCAAGCGTGGGATTGATGGCATCGATGGCATGAAG GGAGAAGCTGGATACCCCGGGCTACCTGGCTGCAAAGGCTCGCCTGGATTCGAC GGAACTCAAGGCCCACGCGGACCAAAGGGTGATCCCGGTGCTTACGGACCCAAGGGAGGAAAG GGGGAGCCTGGGGAAGATGGAAAGCCTGGCCGACAGGGGATCCCTGGCAGCCCTGGAGAGAAG GGTGCTCCTGGCAACAGGGGTGAGCCTGGACCCACAGGGGAGACAGGGGATGAGGGTTCCCCGGGTGCGGACGGTCCTCCTGGAGAGCGG GGCAGCAATGGAGAAAGAGGCCCCCCAGGCTCGCCGGGAGACCGTGGTCCACGAGGAGAGCCG gGAGAGTCCGGGCCACCCGGTGACCAAGGTCGGGAAGGACCCCTCGGACCACCCGGTGACCAG GGTGAACCTGGACCACCAGGACCCAAGGGCTACAGGGGAGACGACGGCCCCCGTGGCAATGAG GGCCCAAAGGGATTGCCTGGAGCACCTGGGTTGCCTGGAGATCCTGGCCTGATGGGAGAAAGG GGGGAGGATGGCCCTCCTGGTAATGGCACGATTGGATTCCCAGGCGCCCCT GGGCAGCAAGGAGACAGAGGGGACCCTGGCATTAAC GGCACAAAAGGCTATGTTGGTCCTAAAGGTGAtgaaggagaagctggagaCCCTGGCAATGAT AACCCAAACCCTGGCCCCAGGGGCAGCAAAGGAGCAAAAGGCCACAGGGGTCCTGAAGGCCTCCCG GGACCGCCCGGACCTGTGGGACCTCCAGGACCAGAT gaaTGTGAAATCTTGGACATCATCATGAAGATGTGCT cTTGCTGTG aGTGCACGTGCGGTCCCGTCGACCTCCTCTTTGTGTTGGATAGCTCAGAGAGCATTGGCCTGCAGAATTTCCAGATTGCCAAGGATTTCATCATCAAAGTCATTGACCGCCTAAGCAAGGATGAGCGCGTAAAG TTTGAACCCGGGGAGTCCCGAGTGGGCGTTGTGCAGTACAGCCACAACAACACGCAGGAGCTGGTGGCCATGGGGGATGCCAACATAGACAACATCGGGGCGCTCAAACA GGCAGTCAAGAACCTGAAGTGGATAGCTGGGGGCACCCACACGGGAGAAGCCCTGCAGTTCAGCAAGGAGAACCTGCTGCGGAGGTTCACCTCCAACAACAACGTGGCCATCGTCATCACGGATGGACGCTCGGACACGCTGCGGGACCGTACCCCACTGACCTCCCTGTGCGAGGTCACTCCG GTGGTTTCCCTCGGGATAGGCGACATTTTCCGGAACAACCCGAACCCAGATCAACTGAACGACATCGCTTGTTTAGGCATGCCTAGAAAACAAGGACTGTCCATTCAGAGGGACAACTACGCCGAGCTCCTGGATGACTCCTTCTTGCAGAACATCACCTCGTACGTCTGTCGAG agaagaaatgtccGGACTACACCTGCCCAA TCACCTTCACCAACCTGGCGGACATCATGCTGCTGGTGGACAGCTCCACCAGCGTGGGGAGCAAGAACTTCGAGACAACCAAGAGTTTTGTGAAGCGGCTGGCAGAGCGGTTCCTGGAGGCCAGCAAGCCGGCCGAAGACTCTGTGCGCGTCGCGGTGGTCCAGTACAGCGGGAGAACCCAGCAGAAGGTCGAAGTCCCGTTTCAGCGTAACTACACGGTCATTGCCAAAGCCATCGACAACATGGAGTTCATGAACGATGCCACAGACGTCAATGCTGCTCTGGAGTACATCATGGGGCTGTACCAGCGCTCTTCCCGTCCTGGGGCAAAGAAGAAGGTGCTGGTGTTTTCTGACGGCAACTCTCAGGGGATCACCGCGAGGGCCATCGAGAGGACTGTGCAGGAGGTTCAGCGGGCTGGTATTGAGCTCTACGTGCTGGCCGTGGGCAGCCAAGTCAACGAGCCCAATGTCCGTGTCCTGGTCACAGGGAAGAGCGCAGACTATGACGTTGCCTACGGGGAGCGCCACCTGTTCCGCGTGCCCGACTACACCTCCCTGCTGCGCGGCGTCTTCTACCAAACTGTCTCCAGGAAGATAGCTGTTAACTGA